A window of the Arcobacter sp. LA11 genome harbors these coding sequences:
- the atpA gene encoding F0F1 ATP synthase subunit alpha: MGAKIQADEISSIIKERIDNFELNVDVNETGKIISYADGIAQVYGLKNVMAGEIVEFENGEKGLASNLEESTVGVVVLGKGEGLREGTSCKRLGKLLETPVGEAMVGRVVNGLGEAIDGKGAIEAAESRFVEEKAPGIMARKSVHEPLQTGIKAIDALVPIGRGQRELIIGDRQTGKTTVAIDTILNQKTEDVICIYVAIGQKASNVASVVRTLEEAGAMDYTVVVNAGAADSSALQFLAPYTGVTIGEYFRDNGKHVLIVYDDLTKHAVAYREMSLLLRRPPGREAFPGDVFYLHSRLLERAAKLSDALGAGSMTALPIIETQAGDVAAYIPTNVISITDGQIFLETNLFNSGIRPAINVGLSVSRVGGAAQIKATKQVAGTLKLSLAQFRELEAFAQFASDLDESTRKELELGQRMVEVLKQGVNAPLVIEKQVVVIYAGTKGYLEDVAVEDVVKFEAELHAFIEQKYTNILDSIKSKKKLDDETETALKAALEEFKTVFSAK; encoded by the coding sequence ATGGGTGCAAAAATTCAAGCTGATGAAATCAGTTCGATCATAAAAGAAAGAATTGATAACTTTGAATTAAATGTAGATGTTAACGAAACTGGTAAAATCATCTCTTACGCAGATGGTATTGCTCAAGTTTACGGTCTAAAAAATGTTATGGCTGGTGAGATTGTTGAATTTGAAAATGGCGAAAAAGGTCTTGCTTCAAACTTAGAAGAATCTACAGTTGGTGTAGTTGTACTTGGTAAAGGAGAAGGTCTTAGAGAAGGAACTTCTTGTAAAAGACTTGGTAAACTTTTAGAGACTCCAGTTGGTGAAGCAATGGTTGGTAGAGTTGTTAATGGTTTAGGTGAAGCAATTGATGGTAAAGGTGCTATTGAAGCAGCTGAATCAAGATTTGTTGAAGAAAAAGCACCTGGAATCATGGCTAGAAAATCTGTTCATGAACCATTACAAACTGGTATCAAAGCAATTGATGCACTTGTTCCAATAGGTCGTGGTCAAAGAGAGCTTATTATTGGAGATAGACAAACTGGTAAAACTACTGTTGCTATCGATACAATTCTTAACCAAAAGACTGAAGATGTAATTTGTATTTATGTTGCAATCGGTCAAAAAGCATCAAATGTTGCTTCTGTTGTTAGAACATTAGAAGAAGCTGGTGCAATGGATTACACAGTTGTTGTTAATGCTGGTGCTGCAGATTCTTCTGCATTACAGTTTTTAGCTCCATATACTGGTGTTACAATTGGTGAGTATTTTAGAGATAATGGTAAGCACGTTTTAATCGTTTATGATGATTTAACAAAACATGCCGTTGCATATAGAGAAATGTCATTATTATTAAGAAGACCTCCAGGTCGAGAAGCATTCCCAGGGGATGTATTCTACCTACACTCGAGATTATTAGAAAGAGCTGCAAAATTATCTGATGCCTTAGGTGCTGGATCAATGACTGCTTTACCTATTATTGAAACTCAAGCGGGAGATGTTGCTGCATATATTCCAACAAACGTTATTTCTATTACAGATGGTCAAATCTTCCTAGAAACTAACCTTTTTAACTCAGGTATTAGACCAGCTATTAATGTAGGTCTTTCAGTATCAAGAGTTGGTGGTGCTGCACAAATTAAAGCAACTAAACAAGTTGCTGGTACATTAAAATTATCACTTGCACAATTTAGAGAACTTGAAGCATTCGCACAGTTCGCATCTGATCTTGACGAAAGTACAAGAAAAGAGTTAGAACTTGGTCAAAGAATGGTTGAAGTGCTTAAGCAAGGTGTTAATGCTCCATTAGTAATTGAAAAACAAGTTGTTGTTATTTATGCTGGTACAAAAGGTTATTTAGAAGATGTAGCTGTTGAAGATGTTGTTAAGTTTGAAGCTGAATTACATGCATTTATTGAGCAAAAGTATACAAATATTCTTGATTCAATTAAATCTAAGAAAAAATTAGATGATGAAACAGAAACAGCATTAAAAGCTGCATTAGAAGAGTTCAAAACTGTTTTTAGTGCAAAATAA
- the atpG gene encoding ATP synthase F1 subunit gamma, protein MANLKEIKLKIGSVKNTQKTTNAMKLVSSAKLTRTRQLSEQARSYAKKINEVLSEIANRVSKIQDGGNTNKAFLQNDNPKTVDIVFVTADKGLCGGFNMATIKTVSKLVEDYEAKGVNVRYRAAGRKGVDYFNFQNVDLEQSVSDLSSAPEYDRAADFIKEVVEDFQTGTTDKVILVYNGFLNMLTQEIRVRELLPISLEDVEVTENETSMLEIEPDDDEEVLTELTNKYIDFNMYYSLIDSLAAEHSARMQAMDAATKNAKEKVNSLTVEYNKARQAAITTELIEIISGVEALK, encoded by the coding sequence ATGGCTAACTTAAAAGAGATTAAATTAAAAATCGGAAGTGTTAAAAACACACAGAAGACTACTAATGCTATGAAGCTAGTATCTTCTGCAAAACTTACTAGAACTAGACAATTGTCTGAACAAGCTAGAAGTTATGCAAAGAAGATTAATGAAGTACTTTCTGAAATAGCAAATAGAGTTAGCAAAATTCAAGATGGAGGAAATACTAATAAAGCATTCCTTCAAAATGATAATCCAAAAACAGTTGATATTGTTTTTGTAACTGCTGACAAAGGTCTTTGTGGTGGTTTTAATATGGCAACAATTAAAACAGTTAGTAAATTAGTTGAAGACTATGAAGCTAAAGGTGTAAATGTAAGATATAGAGCAGCTGGAAGAAAAGGTGTTGATTACTTTAACTTTCAAAATGTTGATTTAGAGCAATCTGTTTCTGATTTATCTTCTGCACCTGAGTATGATAGAGCAGCTGATTTTATTAAAGAAGTTGTTGAAGATTTCCAAACTGGGACTACTGATAAAGTAATTTTAGTTTATAATGGATTTTTAAACATGTTAACTCAAGAAATTAGAGTTAGAGAATTGTTACCAATTAGTTTAGAAGATGTTGAAGTTACAGAAAATGAAACTTCAATGTTAGAAATTGAACCAGATGATGACGAAGAAGTATTAACTGAATTAACGAATAAATATATTGATTTCAATATGTATTATTCTTTAATCGATTCTTTAGCAGCTGAACATTCAGCTAGAATGCAAGCAATGGATGCTGCAACTAAAAATGCAAAAGAAAAAGTAAATAGTTTAACAGTAGAATATAACAAAGCTAGACAAGCTGCAATTACAACAGAGCTGATAGAAATTATCAGTGGTGTTGAAGCATTAAAATAA